In Arachis hypogaea cultivar Tifrunner chromosome 17, arahy.Tifrunner.gnm2.J5K5, whole genome shotgun sequence, a single window of DNA contains:
- the LOC112762783 gene encoding uncharacterized protein, producing MDAFVPFNAINSAYYQPMIDAIANMGAGYKVPNYQRVRGYLLSKLVEDVKKMIEGYRVIWKQTGCTIMADGWTDRCRRTLINFLVYCPKGNVFLKSVDASHISKTAEALFKLLRDVVLFVGPENVVHVVMDNATSYVAAGRLLELEFPRLYWSLCAAHCINMMLQDIGKFVEVTETVSQASMITKYIYNHCHLLYLMRQFTGGREILHPAPTRFATNFIALQSILAQKDALRAKVTSREWTSSTYSKEAKAKKFVDQILDSKFWNQCTDIVKLTEPLVHVLRIVDSEDRAAMGFLYQAMYKAREDMVKRFQKRKRVVEPYLKILDSRWDSQLKRNLHAAGYWLNPAFRFNSAEFDKHKETISGLLDVIERYAYGDADLNTKLTSEKRIFKNDEGDFRRQSAIRERNTVMPDQWWESYGCGAPNLQKLAIRVLSQTCSSSGCERNWSIFEHIHSKKRNWLEHQKINDLVYVHYNLRLQQRNRMRKQSYDPICLDAFEDHSEWIMEDSPPFLTPEEVDALRNDLANMSLQSALDDLDELNREDDRDDGEANNTSAESANQNETNQDVAPDLSDEERYPDFEVTPWI from the exons ATGGATGCCTTTGTGCCATTCAATGCGATTAATTCAGCTTATTATCAGCCGATGATCGATGCTATTGCAAACATGGGTGCAGGGTATAAAGTGCCAAATTACCAAAGAGTTCGTGGATATTTGTTGAGTAAATTGGTTGAAGATGTAAAGAAGATGATTGAAGGTTATCGTGTGATTTGGAAACAAACTGGATGTACTATCATGGCTGATGGATGGACTGATCGTTGTAGGCGTACTTTAATTAATTTCTTGGTTTATTGCCCTAAAGGAAATGTTTTCCTAAAGTCAGTTGATGCTTCTCATATCTCGAAAACTGCTGAGGCTTTGTTTAAGTTGCTTAGGGATGTTGTGTTATTTGTTGGTCCTGAGAATGTTGTACATGTAGTGATGGATAATGCTACAAGTTACGTTGCTGCTGGAAGGTTGTTGGAATTGGAGTTTCCTAGATTGTATTGGTCTCTTTGTGCGGCACATTGTATTAATATGATGTTGCAGGATATTGGAAAGTTCGTGGAAGTGACTGAAACTGTGTCACAAGCTTCAATGATTACGAAGTATATCTATAATCACTGCcatctgttgtacttgatgagaCAGTTCACAGGCGGCCGAGAAATACTTCATCCAGCTCCAACTCGATTCGCCACTAATTTCATTGCTTTGCAAAGTATTTTGGCTCAAAAGGATGCATTGAGAGCTAAGGTGACATCTAGAGAATGGACAAGTTCAACTTACTCTAAAGAAGCCAAAGCTAAAAAGTTTGTGGATCAAATCTTAGATTCTAAATTTTGGAATCAATGCACTGATATTGTTAAGCTTACGGAGCCACTTGTTCATGTATTGCGTATTGTAGATAGTGAAGATAGAGCTGCAATGGGTTTCCTTTATCAAGCTATGTATAAGGCTAGGGAAGACATGGTGAAGAGGTTTCAAAAAAGAAAGAGGGTTGTTGAGCCTTATTTGAAGATTTTAGATTCACGTTGGGATTCACAACTTAAAAGAAACCTTCATGCTGCTGGTTATTGGTTAAATCCAGCTTTTCGATTTAATTCTGCAGAATTTGACAAGCACAAAGAAACAATTTCTGGCCTACTAGATGTGATTGAGAGATATGCTTACGGTGATGCTGATTTGAATACTAAATTGACAAGTGAGAAGAGAATCTTTAAGAAtgatgaaggagattttagaagaCAGTCTGCAATACGTGAGCGAAACACAGTGATGCCtg ATCAATGGTGGGAATCTTATGGATGTGGAGCACCAAACCTGCAAAAGTTAGCGATTCGTGTTTTGAGTCAAACTTGTAGTTCTTCAGGTTGTGAGCGTAACTGGAGCATTTTCGAACACATTCACTCAAAGAAAAGGAATTGGTTAGAGCATCAAAAGATTAATGATCTTGTTTATGTTCATTACAACTTAAGGCTACAACAAAG GAACCGAATGAGAAAGCAAAGTTATGATCCAATTTGTCTTGATGCATTTGAGGATCATTCGGAATGGATAATGGAAGATTCACCACCATTTTTAACTCCTGAAGAAGTTGATGCTTTACGGAATGATCTTGCAAATATGTCTCTTCAATCAGCTTTAGATGATTTGG ATGAATTGAATCGGGAAGATGATCGAGATGATGGTGAAGCTAATAATACTTCTGCAGAAAGTGCAAATCAGAATGAAACCAATCAGGATGTAGCTCCAGATTTGTCAGATGAAGAAAGATATCCAGACTTTGAAGTTACTCCTTGGATATAA